The DNA region TTCTCCGGATCTCCTGTAGGTCAGGGCCGTACACTCGCGCCACGCAACCCCGATGGTCCCGGCTCGGCACATGTCCGACCATTCGGTCGCCACGCCACTGGCGCGACCCGATGGAAGAGGACGAGCGTCCAGGCGTGCTGGCAGGCAACAGGAGGCCTATGTCCACGCATCGCATCCGCCCGTTCGTCATGCCGTCGGCGCTCGGCGTCATTCTGGCCTGCGCCCTGATCGCCCCGCAGGCTGCCCAGCAGGCTGCCCCGCAGGCACCGCCCGTCGTCAAGCAGAAGACCATGGACCCGGTTCCCTCAGTGCAGGGTCGGTCCAACTTCGTCGCCTACTGCGCCTCGTGCCACGGGCTCGACGGCAAGGGGCAGGGGCCGGTGGCGCCGGCGCTCAAGATGCCGGTGCCCGACCTGACGACGATCGCCAAGCGAAAAGGCAAGTTCGACAACATCGCCCTCGAGCGCGTCATCGCCGGCGACGACAAGATGCCCGCGGCGCACGGCTCGCTGGAGATGCCGGTGTGGGGCCCCATCTTCAGGAACACCGTCGGCAACGCGTCGGCGACCTTGCGCATCCGCAACCTGGTGAAGTACCTCGAGACGATCCAGGTGCACCCCACCGAGTGAGCACGCCCCTCGGCCTCCAGGGGCGTGACGCGGTGCGGCGTCCGTTCCGGGGGGAGGGCGTGTCCGTTCGGCGTCCTGCGCGGTGCATGCCGGTGAGTCAGGCTGGTGCTGGGCCGACGCGCAGGCGCGCGTCGACCAGCACCACGCCGCGCCGATCGCGCTGCACCATCACCGGATTCAGGTCGAGCTCGAGGATGTCGGGCACCGAGGCGCCGAGCTGCGAGACGCGCGCCGCCAGTTCCTCGAAGGCCGCGAGATCGGACGGCGCACCGTCGGGCGTTGCGGCCAGTCGGGCGCCACCGTGCGTCCGCCGGACCAGGTCCCTGGCCTCGAGGTCGGTGATCGGGCAGGGCGCGATGCACGCATCGCGCAGCGCCTCCACGGCCGTCCCGCCGCTGCCCACGGCCAGCATGGGACCGAAGCGGGCATCCTGCCGCAGGCCGCAGAACATCTCGACGGCGTCGGTGATCATCGGTTGCACGAGGATGTCGGCCTCCGCCTGGTCGCCGTTCTCCATCAGGAGCGCACGCAGGGCGGTGAATGCCGAGGACACGGCCGAGTCGTCCCGCAGGTCGAGGCGCACGGCGCCTGCGGCGGCCTTGTGGATGACCGACGGCGGCGCCGCCTTCATCGCGACGGGGTAGCCGTACATCGCCGCGTGGGCACACGCGTCGCTCGCGGTGCGCGCCACGCGCCCGACGAAGGGCCAGTCCAGCGCGTCGAACACGGCGATGAGCTCGTCGAAGGTCAACCAGGTGCTCCCCCGCGCGTCACGAGCGCAGCGGCACACGGTGCGGACGGCATGAGTGCGGGCCGGTTCGATCGCCGTGTAGGCTCCGGCAGGTGTCTCGCGCCAGCGCGCATGGGCCTGCGCGTGCGCCAGCGCTCGCG from Luteitalea sp. TBR-22 includes:
- a CDS encoding cytochrome c; this encodes MSTHRIRPFVMPSALGVILACALIAPQAAQQAAPQAPPVVKQKTMDPVPSVQGRSNFVAYCASCHGLDGKGQGPVAPALKMPVPDLTTIAKRKGKFDNIALERVIAGDDKMPAAHGSLEMPVWGPIFRNTVGNASATLRIRNLVKYLETIQVHPTE